In Zonotrichia leucophrys gambelii isolate GWCS_2022_RI unplaced genomic scaffold, RI_Zleu_2.0 Scaffold_254_75358, whole genome shotgun sequence, one DNA window encodes the following:
- the LOC135441354 gene encoding uncharacterized transmembrane protein DDB_G0289901-like has product HQETPGTRETPGNKHQGTLGNSRERTPGNKHRGTARNTGKHQGTLGNTGNPGNTGEQTPGNSRKQTLGNTGEQTPGNTGEHREPGKHWETNTGEQQETNTGKHWGTNTGKHRESPGNKHQGNTGEHQEPGKHRGTNTREHWGTLGITGEQREQTPGNTGEHRGTPGNSGEHQETNTGKHQGTLGNTGKQRETNTRGTPGNTGKQQGTNTRKHQGTPGNTRNPGNTGEQTPGNTGKHWGTLGNKHQGTAGNKHWETLGNKHWESPGNSGKQTPGEHWGTNTENHQETPWNTGEQTPGTPGNSGEHQGTLGNTRNPGNTGEQTPGN; this is encoded by the coding sequence caccaggaaaCACCAGGAACCCGGGAAACACCGGGGAACAAACACCAGGGAACACTGGGAAACAGCAGAGAACGAACACCGGGGAACAAACACCGGGGGACAGCGAGGAACACCGGGAAACACCAGGGAACACTGGGGAACACCGGGAACCCGGGAAACACTGGGGAACAAACaccagggaacagcaggaaacAAACACTGGGAAACACTGGGGAACAAACACCGGGGAACACTGGGGAACACCGGGAACCCGGGAAACACTGGGAAACAAACACTGGGGAACAGCAGGAAACAAACACTGGGAAACACTGGGGAACAAACACTGGGAAACACCGGGAATCACCGGGAAACAAACACCAGGGGAACACTGGGGAACACCAGGAACCTGGGAAACACCGGGGAACAAACACCAGGGAACACTGGGGAACCCTGGGAATCACTGGGGAACAGCGGGAACAAACACCAGGGAACACCGGGGAACACCGGGGAACACCGGGAAACAGTGGAGAACACCAGGAAACAAACACCGGGAAACACCAGGGAACACTGGGAAACACCGGGAAACAGCGGGAAACAAACACCAGGGGAACACCGGGGAACACTGGGAAACAGCAGGGAACGAACACCAGGAaacaccaggggacaccaggaaaCACCAGGAACCCGGGAAACACTGGGGAACAAACACCAGGGAACACCGGGAAACactggggaacactgggaaACAAACaccagggaacagcaggaaacAAACACTGGGAAACACTGGGGAACAAACACTGGGAATCACCGGGAAACAGCGGGAAACAAACACCAGGGGAACACTGGGGAACAAACACCGAGAATCACCAGGAAACACCGTGGAACACGGGGGAACAAACACCAGGAACACCGGGAAACAGTGGAGAACACCAGGGAACACTGGGGAACACCAGGAACCCGGGAAACACCGGGGAACAAACACCAGGGAAC
- the DNMT1 gene encoding DNA (cytosine-5)-methyltransferase 1 yields the protein RRFGAVSRRFGSVKPASPAKRPKKEAVDEELHPEHYRKYSEYIKGSNLDAPEPFRVGRVRSIFCSLRGNGKPNEADIKLCVYKFYRPENTHKSTKASYHADINLLYWSDEEATVDFRAVQGRCSVVYGEDLTESIQEYSAGGLDRFYFLEAYNAKTKSFEDPPNHARSSGNKGKGKGKGKGKGRGRAAEPSEPEPPRPQEPPKLRTLDVFSGCGGLSEGFHQAGVSETLWAIEMWEPAAQAFRLNNPGTTVFTEDCNVLLKLVMAGEKTNSLGQKLPQKGDVEMLCGGPPCQGFSGMNRFNSRTYSKFKNSLVVSFLSYCDYYRPRFFLLENVRNFVSFKRSMVLKLTLRCLVRMGYQCTFGVLQAGQYGVAQTRRRAIVLAAAPGEKLPMFPEPLHVFAPRACQLSVVVDDKKFVSNITRTFSGPFRTITVRDTMSDLPEIRNGAAALEISYNGEPQSWFQRQMRGSQYQPILRDHICKDMSALVAARMRHIPLAPGSDWRDLPNIEVRLSDGTSTRKLRYTHHERKNGRSSSGALRGVCSCAEGKPCDPADRQFNTLIPWCLPHTGNRHNHWAGLYGRLEWDGFFSTTVTNPEPMGKQGRVLHPEQHRVVSVRECARSQGFPDTFRLFGNILDKHRQVGNAVPPPLAKAIGLEIKACAAAKLRQDTAGPVPAVAAVAAVAAVPSPSGAA from the exons CGACGTTTTGGGGCCGTTTCTCGCCGTTTCGGCAGCGTCAAGCCGGCCAGCCCGGCCAAGAGGCCCAAGAAGGAGGCGGTGGACGAGGAGCTGCACCCCGAGCACTACCGGAAGTACTCGGAGTACATCAAGGGCAGCAACCTGGACGCGCCCGAGCCGTTCCGCGTGGGCCGCGTCAGGAGCATCTTCTGCAGCCTGCGCGGCAACGGCAAACCCAACGAGGCCGACATCAAGCTCTGCGTCTACAAGTTCTACAG GCCCGAGAACACGCACAAGTCCACCAAGGCGAGCTACCACGCCGACATCAACCTGCTCTACTGGAGCGACGAGGAGGCCACCGTGGACTTCCGGGCTGTCCAGGGCCGCTGCTCCGTGGTCTATGGAGAAGACCTGACCGAGAGCATCCAGGAGTACTCGGCCGGCGGCCTGGACCGCTTCTACTTCCTGGAG gCTTACAACGCCAAGACCAAGAGCTTTGAGGACCCTCCCAACCACGCGCGGAGCTCCGGGAacaaagggaaggggaaggggaaggggaaag ggaagggcaggggccGGGCGGCCGAGCCGAGCGAGCCGGAGCCCCCCCGGCCGCAGGAGCCCCCCAAGCTGAGGACCTTGGACGTCTTCTCGGGCTGTGGAGGCCTCTCCGAGGGCTTCCACCAGGCAG GTGTCTCGGAGACGCTGTGGGCCATCGAGATGTGGGAGCCGGCGGCTCAGGCCTTCCGCCTCAACAACCCCGGCACCACCGTGTTCACCGAGGACTGCAACGTGCTCCTCAAGCTGGTCATGGCCGGCGAGAAGACCAACTCCTTGGGCCAGAAGCTGCCCCAGAAGGGCGACGTGGAGATGCTGTGTGGTGGCCCCCCGTGCCAGGGCTTCAGCGGCATGAACCGCTTCAACTCGCGCACCTACTCCAAGTTCAAGAACTCCCTGGTGGTCTCCTTCCTCAG TTACTGCGATTATTACCGGCCGCGGTTCTTCCTGCTGGAGAACGTCCGGAATTTCGTGTCCTTCAAGAGGTCCATGGTGCTCAAGCTGACCCTGCGCTGCCTCGTGCGCATGGGCTACCAGTGCACCTTCGGGGTGCTGCAG GCCGGTCAGTACGGCGTGGCCCAGACCCGCCGCCGCGCCATCGTGCTGGCGGCCGCCCCCGGCGAGAAGCTGCCCATGTTCCCCGAGCCCCTGCACGTGTTCGCGCCCCGCGCCTGCCAGCTCAGCGTCGTGGTGGACGACAAGAAATTCGTCAGCAACATCACGCG GACGTTCTCGGGCCCGTTCCGCACCATCACGGTGCGCGACACCATGTCGGACCTGCCCGAGATCCGCAACGGCGCCGCGGCGCTGGAGATCTCCTACAACGGCGAGCCCCAGTCGTGGTTCCAGCGGCAGATGCGCGGCTCCCAGTACCAGCCCATCCTCAGGGACCACATCTGCAAG GACATGAGCGCGCTGGTGGCGGCGCGGATGCGGCACATCCCGCTGGCGCCCGGCTCCGACTGGCGGGACCTGCCCAACATCGAGGTGCGGCTCTCGGACGGCACCAGCACCAGGAAGCTGCGCTACACCCACCACGAGCGCAAGAACGGCCGCAGCAGCTCCGGCGCCCTGCGCGGCGTCTGCTCCTGCGCTGAAG ggaagCCGTGTGACCCGGCCGACCGGCAGTTCAACACGCTCATCCCGTGGTGCCTCCCGCACACCGGCAACCGCCACAACCACTGGGCCGGGCTCTACGGGCGCCTCGAGTGGGACGGCTTCTTCAGCACCACCGTCACCAACCCCGAGCCCATGGGCAAGCAG GGCCGGGTGCTGCACCCCGAGCAGCACCGCGTGGTCAGCGTGCGGGAGTGCGCGCGCTCCCAGGGCTTCCCCGACACCTTCCGGCTCTTCGGCAACATCCTGGACAAGCACCGGCAG